The genomic window CGGACCGGACGACATGCCGTCTGAACTGGACACTCTGGCCACCATAAAAGAAGTTGCCCGGGTGATCAAAGACGAAAATCCGGATATTATTTTACTGCAAGAAGTTGACCAGGGTGCCAAACGCACATATTACCAAGATCAACTGGCGATGCTTTTAAATCTTTTACCCAATGATTATAAATGCAATGTTTCTGCTTATTACTGGAAATCAGATTTTGTTCCCCACCCGCGCATACTTGGCGCGGTCGGCATGAAACTGGTTGTTATTTCTAAATATAAAATTGACAGCGCCATTCGTCATCAGCTCGCGCTTATGCCTTCAGACCCGGTTACTCGGGAATTCAATTTAAAACGGGCTATACTGGAAACGCATTTGCCAATGGAAAACGCAAAGGATTTTGTCGTCATGACCACTCATTTCGAGGCCTTTGCTCAAGGCACCGATACCCTGACCAAACAAACCGAACAGACCGGCGAACTTTTGGATAACTTAACTGCCAACGGCTACTCCTGGGCTCTGGGCGGCGATTTTAATTTGCTCGCACCCGGAAAACAATA from Patescibacteria group bacterium includes these protein-coding regions:
- a CDS encoding endonuclease/exonuclease/phosphatase family protein, translating into MTKKILKWGLAIISSLFLLLIAAVYFLNFHPAPAQAEKVECQTIAPILKPGQKLKILSWNVQFMAGKNYVFYYDLLDGSGPDDMPSELDTLATIKEVARVIKDENPDIILLQEVDQGAKRTYYQDQLAMLLNLLPNDYKCNVSAYYWKSDFVPHPRILGAVGMKLVVISKYKIDSAIRHQLALMPSDPVTREFNLKRAILETHLPMENAKDFVVMTTHFEAFAQGTDTLTKQTEQTGELLDNLTANGYSWALGGDFNLLAPGKQYYQLNNLQRQYFKEKTELEPFFLKYNSVPSLAEINGPDGDRWITHFPNDPDVKKPDRTIDYIFMSKNLQPDNHYVRQTDTLKISDHFPMITELSLPK